CTCTCAGCTTGCATCTTTTCCACCAACATGGCATTCAAATCATCAACCTTTTTAAATAATCCATCAAATACAACTTCCTCATGCGATGGCACATCTGGGTCAATCCATTTGGAAAAATCCATAACTAGACTCATCCTATAGTAATAGAAAAGAAGATTCAATTAATTTCAGTTCAAACTATATAAAAATCACTTTAATTATACTATATTGTTGTGTATTTACCTCCCAATTAGGACATCTCCAAAATCTTCTCCTTGGATTGCCTTTCGTCGAAGAAATATAAAGTATTGCAAGGACATCGTGTTGGCACAAGATTTGGCCACTAATCCCACTTGAACTAACTCGAATCTCTCCCCTTGCATTGCTTGCAGATGTTAAGGGTCTTGAATTTCTACCATGCCAGATCCCAGAAGCCATAGCATAAAAAAACCTAGACTTTCCTTTGTGCAAGAACCCTAGGAGAAAGAAGACTTTGATTTACAGTTTGCTTGAAGAATTCTCTATTTAAGAGAAGGAAATAGAAAGATTGCATTTTGGTTTTGCCCAAAATGTAATCGTTTTTTCAGAATCTAACCATGGTTAACTACTGTAAGCcccataattaaatattattatttgttGCAAAACTGGCTACAACATATGCATCTCCAGAAGCAATTCTCTCCCCTAGCCAAGATTGAGTCTAATTTGCCAAAACATGCCAAAATTgactagaaaatttttttttgccAAAATTGAAAATTCACGTAAAGTTTTGGCCAAAATTGACCATTAGGCCTATTTAAAATAGCTAAGTGGTTATTTTTTTTAGAATCACTATCAGACAAGTATTATTTAATAGAATACATTTATAACCATTTGTCTATATTTCATTGGCTTGCCATTCTATATAAAACATCCTACATAGAAtcatcattttatttttataatttctcaTTTATAAGGGTCTAGGATCAATTAACTAATAAGTTAATTCTAATCTTTTAATTAAGGAGAAGATTTCAAGTTTCAAATATCAACTAGATGTCTTAATTGCGATTCGAGGGGAGTGTCAAAAATAGGAATTCAATAAATTTATGAGGGTAAAAAATCAACTAActaatttattagttttaattaaTCCAAATTTAAGTAAGTCAAATCTTCATACTTCATGTATTTTGTCTCAAACTTATTCATTCACCTCACCCTCCTAAACTAAGTGTGCATAAAAGCAGCTCTATTCGCATATACTTATAATTGAGATTTGAttatttatattgcaaagtttaccTATAATTATGTTTAATAGTTTAATTGGTAAAAGCCCTTTTGAAATAGTTTATGCCTCTCTTTGCACTTAAGTTGATTTGTTCCTCACACCCAATATAGTTATGATTTGCATATTAAAATgaagtaaaattttatttaaaataataaaaattataaatttattgccaatcgtaataattttatattgaaaaattatgaattatatatttttaataaattaattttaattaaaatttaaattcaaaactTCACACTTTCAAAACAAGTATAGTATTCATATATTATTAATAGCAaaagaatttataaatttatcaataaaataaatttattttacaacaatGGAAATTTTGGCTAATACAAATTTATTCTCCAACAACTTTATTCAGATGAAAGCAAACAAATCTTTTAGAAGCATGGCCTTTTCACTGTGGAATACGAAGATAGAGAGGGATGGGATTGTCAGCAACAGGAGGTGAGTCCCAAACAGAGAATGCACTTGCAGAGTTCATCCACTTGTTCGTCATTTCTGGGTAGTGACGATCAAGCACATCTTTTAAACTCTCTGTAGTATTCACCCATTCGAATCCCTTCTTTGTGTATGTTTCCTCATTGAAATTGCTTGTGAAGAACCTGTCAGCTTCTAGCCTCCTGCATGTGTCACCAACCCAGAATTTAgagctttaatttttctttaattatttatgtttattgtttgattagttgattaattaattacCTAGTTGCCAGGAGAAGGAATATGATGAAAGCAGTCTCACTAATGGCAAATCCTTTAATCTTCTTCTCTGCCATGAGGCCTACAAGAAGATCAAGTTCTTCAACATCTTCACCGTACACTTCATTTAGCACTTCAATGGCTTCTTTATCATCAGTCAAATCTTCCCATTTTGATATGGGTATCAACAGGATGGATCTGCGGAACTCATTGTACCTTGCAACATTCCTCTCCCTATCCCTATAAACTGCATCAATTTTGTCAAAcaggttaataatttaatataatatggcGATAAATCACTTCAAAAAATAGTTAGAAACTATCAGTTTGATACCTTCAAGAGCTGGTAGGTCGACGTGATCCAACCTATCATGGCCAGTGATGTCCTGTGCAATAACATCCCTAAGCCATAGAGGGTAGTTCCAGAGCTCCAGGGCTCCACTAGCTTGGTGACCCATTGAGACCATTTGGCTCGTGAATCCAATTTTTGGTAGAGCCTCTTCTCCTTTGAGGCCTATCAGGTTTTGCATAGGAATCCTGTAAGAAAAAGAACAACAAAATGCTGTTGAATAATCGATTACATTGAAAGAGGAATGGTACAGATGTGAGAGCAGTAAACTTACTCTTCCTTTAAGGGTAGAGATTTGTTGGGGCCTGGTTCACTGGAGATGTCTCTAAGAGCAAGATGATCAGGCAGAAGTGAGTGCATCCTGTAAACACTCACAAACTCTTCAGTCAATGAATATGGAACACCATGATTATCAGGTTTCTTCAAACCAACAAGCCCTCCTAAGATGGCACCTCCAACGTGCCCAAATGTGTCCTTAAATTTCTTTCCCAGCAATCCATACCTGAAAATTTTGTAAACTTTAGGGCTAGTCTGGTGGTAGATGTATTTTTTAATGATGTACTCTTCTTacctttattttaaaaaaataaaaaaatagaggCTTAATTAATTTACCAATTGGCACGCATTCCTGCCAATAATGTATCAGTTTTCAGAAGCTCCACAGTCCAATCAATGGTGTGAATCTTTGCAATTACAGCAGCTGTAACCAATCTTGCATGCCTATATAATTCTTCGTCCTTTAAATCTGGATATTCCTTCTAAAACatcaaaaaacaaaaataaaaattaataacagTCTTATGACAGTGTCTTAGTcggaattaattataaaaaaaaaaaaaaaattagtcaaACAACTATCAATTAGTCACCTTGAGGGCATCGCAGACTGCATTATGCTCCTTGACAAAGAGAGCCTGCAAAGTGGAGACACCAATCCAGCTATTGCGAACGTCTCCAGATAGGGCAATACCATCTTGGTCATGGAGGAGAAGGTCATCTTCTGAAATTTTGAGCTTGCCATCTTTATATGTCCTCACCTTATGTAGCCTTTCTTCGTTGCTACCATATATTGCACTTCCATCCCTTCACATGCATGCATAAACATTTTTAATCTTTAATCatatatatgattaattttaataattatacttTAAACCGAGGAATCAATGAGTTTTGATTTAATGGCAGAGGTGGTCAAACACTGGTTTCGAACTTGAATTAATAGTTTTAGTTCAAGGTTTTGGAAGACCAGGATAGGCCATTAAGGGTTATCCTTGATTTTGGTCCGGTTCTAATTTTGATTATGTATTTCCTATTTTGATCAAATtcaaatattgatttttttttttcaattttttttagaaagaagaaaaaaacaaTTTTTGATTAGTTTTGAtccaattttaattttgatttaaattagttccgttttaattcaaatttgatttggattttcAGTCTATATTGAATTTAATTTCAGAACTATAAAATCTCGAGTAGTTAAAATCTAAATACTgaccaaataataataataatcttacCACCAAGGTGTGCGGGTGTTCAATGTGCCAGTCTTGATCTCGTAGAAGCCTGTGGGAACTTGCTTTGTCTTGTAGAACTTGAAGGATTTAAGGGGACATTCACTTGCAACCTCTCTAGGAGCAGCCAGTTCAATCTGTATTTACATAAATGATACAAAATATTTTAAGCTTGAAAACCAGGCTGCAGAAATTTTCAGCAATTCAACTTCATTATTTTATTAGTCATAcagataattttaaaaaaaatagatgaATTGAGTTAgtttaagtaaaattaaagacACATAACCAAAAagataattaaacaataaaattgtttaaatattttgattttttcaTATGTTTGAGGAAAAAAAATCATAGTAAATAAAGTTTTAATCTGTTTGTTAATATGAAAATTCTATAATTTTGTTTGTAAATCAATCTTAACGATGGCTCTATATACTTAATCTATTATGAACCTTAAGATATAAGATATGTGATGGGACGCATTAATTAAATACCCTATTTGtctcatttaaataattttttgaaaattttacataaaaattaagaaaataattgaataatattattttatataaaaaaaattaatactttcTTGATTTTTTAAAACCGTAAATAAAGTgagataaattttttttaaaatcatcTGTTACAACAAAACGGAAGAAATATATGAATCTATATATTTATGTCTTGAAAACTGATAAACCTATATGGACTACGTCTAATGGTGTAATTGTCGTAATTAATGGAAGATTGAAAATATGAAATTGATCTAAGCAACCCAATTTAATATTGAAAGACTCCCTTTTgttacagtaatttaatttaattatttttcttgataattattatgaaatctttAATTTTAATCTCAACcgcataaatttaaataaataaataaaatcaacatcatcatttttttattataaaaaatattaattttattaaataaataaatttcaaaagtataaaattttaaattcaaattctcattaaaatttaatggttaaaaaaataatctaaaaagagaatggttTTAAAATAAAAAGTGGTTCATATAATTAATTGGAAAAAGCTGGGGTAGACCTGGTTGGTTTCCTCCAGGTGATCAATCCAATCATGGATCATAAACTGAATCCAAGAAGCTGCAATCATGTTGAATTGCTTTCCTGTGTCTTTAAATTTTCTCCGAGCTAGTAGTTTTGTGGCTACCACCATGGGATCTGGCTTCTTCAGCTATACAATATCatcattatatttataattatcaaATCAAATATAAGCATGATATATAGCTTAGATGTGAGGTCTTAAAATTTTTGCATATATACCTTATCTGTTTGGTTCACGGGGAGCATGTTCCGGCCAAAAAAGGTTCCTTGGCTACCAGCACCTTCATTGAAGGGATCATTGAATGTTCCGTCGGCTGTCCTGTAAGGATAATCGACGGGATTAAAGCGAACGCCGGTGGGAGTTTTCCCAACGTTCAATAAGTTGTACTCCTGGTGAAGGTGGCGGCGGATACCCAGATAAAACAGACCTAAGAACACAGGTAGCTTTGGCCATATTCCCAGCTTATCAATGGAGTGCACAATCTGCATGAAAACGTTACGTTCAAGAATGAATTAATAAACAAAGATTAAAAATCACTAGTAATGGAGAAGTAGGTAGCTAGCTTGATTACAAGGAAGAGAAAAGTGTCGATGATGGTCATCTTAGCAACAACTGCATGGAAATCTTCATGGATGTAGCGGTGCAGAAGAGGAGTTAAGAGAGATTTGAGAGATTTCATGACTAAGgaaaacatttttctttgttaGAAACTCAAGTGTTGGGACATAGAAAGCAAAGGAATTTATAAAAAGGAATTTTGTGGATGGCCAAAAGGAATTTATAaaaagaccaaatcaaagtaaaaaaatataaaataaaatttttatttattaagaaaAAAGGTACAATTGCTTcttataaaaaaaacaaaaaagttgCTATTGCCTTGCAAGTTGCAGGCAACAGCAGCCATAAGAATTTGCAGTTGACATGTTGTACCTTTCTCATTGTTAGGGGCCGAcccagaaaaattttattgagggAATCAACCATAAATAATATACCAATAAAACATTCAAATAAGTAGGGATGGGCATAGGATATTGGTAGCCACATATTTTTTGAGTCTAGAAGATTTAAGTAGAATTCTCCCTTCTTTTAtatatgtaataaaaaaataaattatatataagatTCTATAGAAGTAGCCATAAGGAGATTGATAATATCAGTAAGGTCTTTTTCAGAATCATTGTCAGAAGGAGTGGAGCAAGTATTGATAACTTCGTCCTCTTCTGATGTATTTTCAGGCTTAACCTGTAAACTTTAGGGTTGGACGGTCATTTGTGAAGGATGTGAATGTTTAATTGGCTGTTTGTCTTTCCTTTTGGGAGGTAAAGAATTTTTTTTGCCCATAGATTCAGAGGAAGAAATACTCTTACAAGGTTGATTTAGAAAAGGActagtttaatattttttaacaattaaaaattataataaaattttaatcataaatatataaatatagttTTGATTATTATATATCTttcataatataaattttattaattaaataaataaaagaaataaaaataaagtattaTAACAAATGCTTGCATAAATTCATAGACTTAGAAGTAAatgtataaataaatataaacctAAATAGTTAGACTATATGGCATAACataaaatcattaaaattaaaaagatataaaaaaatagaaattaataaaataacaaaCTAAATATatcagataaaaataaatatacatttaatttcatcaatccaaaatttacaaaaaaaaaaaaaattgaggctACTAATTTTATTGGCTTGTAtagatataaataaaaatattttttaatttgaataatataaaagataaaaagttaaatgagagaaaagtaaaaaaaaaaaattatatgatactcATAAAAGGATAAGGATAGAAAAACACAAATTGGCAAATGTCATTGATTTGAAATTACATCAtagaaaattattatatattgacTTGTATTTATTTTTCAAATAACAATTATCAATCAAATTTTAACTTGTACACATAATTAAAAGTTTGAATAactatttttagttaaatttatatacTTATTTAATGACAATCAAACAACTTtatgttcaatttaaattattataaataaattataaattattagaagtcaataaaaattttgagagatcaattaatgaaaaattaaaatttatccaaCGTGACTCTGATGAAGCAGCCTTTAAAGAATATTGATTGGTTAGATAATTTCTGCGCATCTACAAGTTGTTGTTATTCTATTTCGGCTACGTGACTCTGCGTGCTGCATGGCTGAATGAGGCCAGGCCCGGTAGTCCGTGTTTTAGAAAAAGTCCGCGTCGTGTTgcggttattattattatttatttattttttaatataattaataaataaaaaaatatttatattaaaaatatatttaattttattttataataataatataactattatacttataaattataaataaaattatttttttaataattattaaaatcatttaatcaatttaaaaataaataaaattcaattatt
The Hevea brasiliensis isolate MT/VB/25A 57/8 chromosome 18, ASM3005281v1, whole genome shotgun sequence genome window above contains:
- the LOC110651180 gene encoding alpha-dioxygenase PIOX, whose protein sequence is MFSLVMKSLKSLLTPLLHRYIHEDFHAVVAKMTIIDTFLFLIVHSIDKLGIWPKLPVFLGLFYLGIRRHLHQEYNLLNVGKTPTGVRFNPVDYPYRTADGTFNDPFNEGAGSQGTFFGRNMLPVNQTDKLKKPDPMVVATKLLARRKFKDTGKQFNMIAASWIQFMIHDWIDHLEETNQIELAAPREVASECPLKSFKFYKTKQVPTGFYEIKTGTLNTRTPWWDGSAIYGSNEERLHKVRTYKDGKLKISEDDLLLHDQDGIALSGDVRNSWIGVSTLQALFVKEHNAVCDALKKEYPDLKDEELYRHARLVTAAVIAKIHTIDWTVELLKTDTLLAGMRANWYGLLGKKFKDTFGHVGGAILGGLVGLKKPDNHGVPYSLTEEFVSVYRMHSLLPDHLALRDISSEPGPNKSLPLKEEIPMQNLIGLKGEEALPKIGFTSQMVSMGHQASGALELWNYPLWLRDVIAQDITGHDRLDHVDLPALEVYRDRERNVARYNEFRRSILLIPISKWEDLTDDKEAIEVLNEVYGEDVEELDLLVGLMAEKKIKGFAISETAFIIFLLLATRRLEADRFFTSNFNEETYTKKGFEWVNTTESLKDVLDRHYPEMTNKWMNSASAFSVWDSPPVADNPIPLYLRIPQ